The Streptomyces sp. Alt3 genome has a segment encoding these proteins:
- a CDS encoding FtsX-like permease family protein, with protein sequence MMGFVLLRVRAHRLLLTAALLAVVLTTCVLAALTAFSGSMGDAALRHTLTHRSAEQAALFVSADVDREERAEADSAVRRAARDTFDGLPVTVRKLESSGPYALPRELQAPAARRGQPDLTHLASLDRSRVRLVAGSMPDAGAGGAQDPVQVALPRTAAEALKLEPGSRVTLTDRLRETPLPVEITGLYEASDLDDPYWRLDPLGGRGARKVVFTTYGPLLADPAVLGSGRVAEGAVSWLASADFRTVTTGRTEALHRASTEGPKKLSASAVFGDGATVRTSLPTVVDQIERALLVSRSTIMIVAVQLVLLAGYALLLVARLLSSERGGETELLRARGGSRGRIAALAAVEALLLAVPAAVVAPLLAGPLTRLLADRSALGRIGLRLDGGVDGTVWLVAGGVALACALAVVAPALAAGAGGRRGARAAALPTPVRAGADVGLLLIAGVAYWQLDRRTGASGSGVLSGDREGELGIDPLLVAAPALALLAGTVLTLRLLPPAARLAERRAAGGRGLSGALAGWQFSRRPLRGAGPVLLLVLSVAMGMLAIGQSASWDRSQGDQADFRSGASVRMVGTLSGDPAKAAAYSDLPGVREAAPAFRTTADLSGGRTAEVLALDTAHADERMLMRADLSGTPPQGLFDAIAPRSTARTGVVLPEGSERVLFDVRIRDTSAPGGKSPSGSSGLVSVLLEDRYGLGYRVGAGSVPLDGRTHGLSFPVSASGELAVTGFELDSDVPEGRAETRVVSLTGLRGVTAGGDERPATGSDGVRWQAKATMAAAGEEQAAEPPGAVTGSGASPAFRYGTGYTPAEGGYYGDPVSTLRVTAVRPAAPVLKAVATDAYLTYAGARPGQEVDLTLAGNTVRVTLVKSVRELPTTGPGAVSGAPGGTSVDASAKPGGSLLLDLRAVSEVLAHREGAALAPTEWWLSTAPGDGAEVAAELRALPGTDPAQVRVRDEVARELADDPLGAGPQAALMAVAVVAAALAAVGFAVGLVGSQRERAAEFAVLRALGTPRRRLARMAAAEQGVLITLALLIGLALGAVLTRAVVPLVVLTGQAARPVPDVLVMLPAGQVAVLLASVAALPLLIVAALTLRRADPTVSLRHQGDN encoded by the coding sequence GTGATGGGGTTCGTCCTTCTGCGGGTGCGTGCGCACCGGCTCCTGCTCACCGCCGCCCTTCTGGCCGTCGTGCTGACCACGTGCGTGCTGGCCGCGCTCACCGCGTTCTCCGGTTCGATGGGCGACGCCGCCCTGCGGCACACGCTCACCCACCGCTCCGCCGAACAGGCCGCCCTCTTCGTCTCCGCCGACGTGGACCGCGAGGAGCGCGCGGAGGCCGACTCGGCGGTGCGCCGTGCGGCCCGCGACACGTTCGACGGACTGCCGGTGACCGTGCGGAAGCTGGAGAGTTCGGGGCCCTACGCCCTGCCCCGTGAACTCCAGGCACCCGCCGCGCGGCGCGGCCAGCCCGACCTCACGCATCTCGCCTCGCTCGACCGCAGCCGGGTCCGTCTGGTCGCGGGAAGCATGCCGGACGCCGGGGCCGGGGGCGCGCAGGATCCGGTGCAGGTGGCGCTGCCGCGTACCGCCGCCGAGGCACTGAAGCTGGAGCCGGGTTCCCGCGTCACCCTCACGGACCGGCTGCGCGAGACTCCGCTCCCGGTCGAGATCACCGGTCTCTACGAGGCGTCCGACCTGGACGATCCGTACTGGCGGCTGGACCCGCTCGGCGGGCGCGGTGCCCGCAAGGTCGTCTTCACCACGTACGGCCCGCTGCTGGCCGATCCGGCCGTCCTCGGTTCGGGCCGGGTGGCCGAAGGCGCGGTGTCCTGGCTGGCCTCCGCCGACTTCCGTACGGTGACGACGGGCCGGACCGAGGCGCTGCACCGGGCGTCGACGGAGGGGCCGAAGAAGCTGTCCGCCTCGGCGGTGTTCGGGGACGGGGCCACCGTACGGACCTCGCTGCCGACCGTCGTCGACCAGATCGAGCGGGCGCTGCTGGTGTCGCGTTCGACGATCATGATCGTCGCCGTGCAGCTGGTCCTGCTCGCCGGGTACGCCCTGCTGCTGGTGGCCCGGCTGCTGAGCAGCGAACGCGGCGGTGAGACCGAACTCCTGCGGGCCCGGGGCGGGTCCAGGGGCCGGATCGCCGCACTGGCCGCGGTCGAGGCCCTGCTGCTCGCGGTGCCCGCCGCGGTCGTCGCGCCGCTGCTCGCCGGTCCGCTGACCCGGCTGCTGGCGGACCGGAGCGCGCTCGGCCGGATCGGGCTGCGGCTCGACGGCGGGGTGGACGGCACGGTCTGGCTGGTGGCCGGCGGCGTCGCGCTGGCCTGTGCGCTCGCCGTCGTCGCCCCCGCTCTGGCGGCGGGCGCGGGAGGACGCCGCGGGGCCCGGGCGGCCGCGCTGCCCACCCCGGTGAGGGCGGGCGCCGACGTCGGGCTGCTGCTGATCGCCGGTGTGGCGTACTGGCAACTGGACCGTCGGACCGGGGCGTCCGGCAGCGGTGTGCTCAGCGGCGACCGCGAGGGCGAGCTGGGCATCGATCCGCTCCTCGTCGCCGCTCCGGCACTGGCGCTGCTCGCGGGCACCGTGCTGACCCTGCGTCTGCTCCCGCCTGCCGCCCGGCTCGCCGAGCGTCGGGCGGCGGGCGGCCGTGGGCTGTCCGGGGCGCTGGCGGGCTGGCAGTTCAGCCGCCGGCCGCTGCGCGGCGCGGGCCCGGTGCTGCTGCTGGTGCTGTCGGTCGCGATGGGCATGCTGGCCATCGGCCAGAGCGCGTCCTGGGACCGTTCGCAGGGCGACCAGGCGGACTTCAGGTCGGGTGCGTCGGTGCGCATGGTGGGCACGCTGTCCGGCGATCCGGCGAAGGCGGCGGCGTACTCGGATCTGCCGGGTGTACGGGAGGCGGCACCGGCGTTCCGCACGACGGCGGACCTGTCCGGCGGCCGGACGGCCGAGGTGCTCGCCCTGGACACCGCGCACGCGGACGAGCGGATGCTGATGCGCGCGGACCTCTCCGGCACACCGCCGCAGGGGCTGTTCGACGCGATCGCCCCGCGGAGCACGGCGCGGACCGGGGTCGTCCTGCCCGAGGGCAGCGAGCGGGTGCTGTTCGACGTGCGGATCCGTGACACCTCGGCACCCGGCGGGAAGTCCCCGTCAGGTTCGTCGGGCCTGGTCAGTGTGCTGTTGGAGGACCGTTACGGCCTCGGGTACCGGGTCGGTGCGGGCAGCGTCCCTCTCGACGGCCGTACGCACGGCCTGTCCTTCCCCGTGTCGGCGTCGGGTGAACTGGCGGTGACGGGCTTCGAGCTGGACAGCGACGTGCCAGAGGGCCGCGCCGAGACGCGCGTGGTCTCCCTGACCGGGCTCAGGGGCGTGACCGCGGGCGGGGACGAGCGGCCGGCCACCGGCTCGGACGGGGTGCGCTGGCAGGCGAAGGCGACCATGGCGGCGGCCGGGGAGGAGCAGGCCGCGGAGCCGCCGGGGGCGGTGACGGGCTCGGGTGCCTCGCCGGCCTTCCGGTACGGAACCGGTTACACCCCCGCGGAGGGCGGCTACTACGGCGACCCGGTCAGCACCCTCCGCGTCACCGCGGTCCGCCCCGCGGCGCCCGTACTCAAGGCGGTGGCCACCGACGCGTATCTGACGTACGCGGGCGCGAGGCCGGGCCAGGAGGTCGACCTCACGCTGGCGGGCAACACGGTCCGGGTCACTCTGGTCAAGTCCGTGCGGGAGCTGCCGACCACCGGACCGGGGGCGGTCTCCGGGGCGCCCGGGGGCACCTCGGTGGACGCGTCCGCGAAGCCGGGCGGCAGTCTGCTGCTGGACCTCAGGGCGGTGTCGGAGGTGCTCGCCCACCGGGAGGGGGCCGCCCTCGCGCCCACCGAGTGGTGGCTGAGCACCGCACCCGGCGACGGTGCGGAGGTGGCGGCGGAACTGCGGGCGCTGCCCGGTACGGATCCCGCGCAGGTGCGGGTGCGGGACGAGGTGGCGCGGGAACTGGCGGACGACCCGCTGGGGGCCGGGCCGCAGGCGGCGCTGATGGCAGTCGCCGTGGTGGCCGCGGCACTCGCGGCGGTCGGCTTCGCCGTCGGGCTCGTGGGTTCGCAGCGCGAACGGGCCGCCGAGTTCGCGGTGTTGCGGGCGCTGGGTACCCCACGCCGGCGGCTGGCCCGGATGGCGGCCGCCGAACAGGGCGTGCTGATCACCCTGGCCCTGCTGATCGGCCTCGCCCTCGGGGCGGTGCTCACCAGGGCCGTCGTACCGCTCGTCGTGCTGACCGGGCAGGCCGCCCGGCCCGTACCGGACGTACTGGTGATGCTGCCGGCAGGCCAGGTCGCGGTCCTGCTCGCCTCGGTCGCCGCCCTGCCGCTGCTGATCGTCGCGGCGCTCACACTGCGCCGCGCCGATCCCACGGTGTCGCTGCGCCACCAGGGGGACAACTGA
- a CDS encoding vWA domain-containing protein, which yields MANFSKSNVPQFSVEVYQNEYLPEGGRDVNAIVTVTSTGGGTTGGVPLTDGVRSSARVPGQAPAAAVVLMVDCSGSMDYPPTKMRNARDATAAAIDTLRDGTRFAVVAGTHTAKDVYPGNGQLATAGPETKAQAKEALRRLSAGGGTAIGTWLRLADRLLGAAEVDIRHGILLTDGRNEHESPEDLRAALDSCAGRFTCDARGVGTDWEVKEVTAIASALLGTADIVADPAGLAADFTEMMGNAMGKEVADVALRIWTPVGVEIVFVKQVAPTVADLTGRRTGAGPRAGDYPTGSWGDESRDYHVCVRVPEAGIGQEMLAARVSLILPPASAGGVPQTLSQGLVRAVWTDDMAASTSINPQVAHYTGQAELAQVIQQGLDARKSGDFDGATAKLGRAVQLASASGNADTAKLLSKVVDVVDAATGTVRLKARVADADEMTLETRSTKTVRVKK from the coding sequence ATGGCCAACTTCTCCAAGTCCAACGTGCCGCAGTTCTCCGTCGAGGTGTACCAGAACGAATACCTGCCCGAGGGCGGCCGTGACGTCAATGCGATCGTCACCGTCACCTCCACGGGCGGAGGTACGACAGGCGGCGTGCCACTGACCGACGGGGTGCGGTCGTCCGCTCGCGTCCCGGGGCAGGCCCCGGCCGCCGCCGTGGTGCTCATGGTCGACTGCTCGGGCTCGATGGACTATCCGCCGACCAAGATGCGTAACGCGCGTGACGCGACGGCTGCGGCCATCGACACCCTGCGTGACGGCACCCGGTTCGCGGTCGTCGCGGGGACGCACACGGCCAAGGACGTGTATCCGGGCAACGGGCAGCTGGCGACGGCCGGTCCGGAGACCAAGGCCCAGGCGAAGGAGGCCCTTCGGCGGCTCAGCGCCGGCGGGGGCACCGCGATCGGGACCTGGCTGCGGCTTGCCGACCGTCTCCTGGGGGCCGCGGAGGTGGACATCCGGCACGGCATCCTCCTCACGGACGGGCGCAACGAGCACGAGTCCCCGGAGGATCTGCGGGCCGCGCTGGACTCCTGTGCGGGCCGGTTCACCTGTGACGCGAGAGGCGTGGGCACGGACTGGGAGGTGAAAGAGGTCACAGCGATCGCCTCCGCCCTGCTCGGCACGGCGGACATCGTGGCCGATCCGGCCGGGCTCGCCGCGGACTTCACCGAGATGATGGGGAACGCGATGGGCAAGGAGGTCGCGGACGTCGCACTGCGGATCTGGACGCCCGTCGGCGTCGAGATCGTGTTCGTCAAGCAGGTGGCGCCCACGGTCGCCGACCTGACCGGCCGCCGCACCGGGGCGGGGCCGCGCGCCGGTGACTATCCGACCGGCTCCTGGGGCGACGAGTCCCGGGACTACCACGTGTGCGTCAGGGTTCCCGAGGCCGGCATCGGCCAGGAGATGCTGGCGGCCCGGGTCTCGCTGATCCTGCCGCCCGCCTCTGCGGGCGGTGTCCCGCAGACACTTTCGCAGGGGCTCGTACGGGCGGTGTGGACGGACGACATGGCCGCGTCCACCTCGATCAACCCCCAGGTCGCGCACTACACAGGACAGGCGGAACTGGCGCAAGTCATCCAGCAGGGACTCGATGCGCGTAAATCGGGCGACTTCGACGGCGCCACGGCGAAACTGGGCCGTGCGGTGCAGCTCGCTTCGGCCTCCGGAAACGCGGATACTGCGAAACTGCTTTCGAAGGTGGTCGACGTCGTCGACGCGGCGACCGGTACTGTGCGACTGAAAGCGAGGGTCGCGGATGCGGACGAGATGACACTCGAAACGCGCTCGACCAAGACGGTTCGCGTCAAGAAGTAG
- a CDS encoding FHA domain-containing protein — protein sequence MPTCPNGHQSGSEDWCEVCGHRMAGTGAPAGSVPPPPPPPPARGYGYPPQGGEPTAQAELCPQCRTPREAMAPYCEECRWNFLTNTATSYTPLAPQGGAGAPPGLNLPPGFQAQQGPPQQQRDPFEYQGSRPSQVNRPAEPLSPEQDGRPGPPPPPPSFQQGPPPPPAFQQQSPSPFEPQGRPGQPGPGQPGQQLPGQQGPGQQGPPLPGQQGPGPQGQGQGQSPQGPGRSGPPSPFEPQRQGPPPPSFQQQSAPPAPQRPQAPGTGGGDDWMLPPPSQQQSPPAAFQQGTQAPQGPQSPQAPQPPQQQFPGQGPAQGGRDQGPGSWTAVIAPDRDYFLAMMQRSGPEATGLNLPAYSPEQRLALTGNQITVGRRRHSTGESPDIDLAVPPEDPGVSHQHAVLVQQPDGGWAVVDQNSTNGTTLNGAEDPIQPYVPVPLQDGDQVHVGAWTTITVRRD from the coding sequence ATGCCGACCTGCCCGAACGGACACCAGTCGGGTTCCGAGGACTGGTGCGAGGTCTGCGGACATCGCATGGCCGGGACGGGCGCGCCCGCGGGCTCGGTCCCGCCGCCGCCTCCCCCGCCGCCCGCGCGCGGTTACGGCTACCCGCCGCAGGGCGGGGAGCCGACCGCGCAGGCCGAACTCTGCCCGCAGTGCCGGACCCCGCGTGAGGCGATGGCTCCGTACTGCGAGGAGTGCCGCTGGAACTTCCTCACGAACACGGCGACGTCGTACACCCCGCTGGCTCCGCAGGGCGGGGCAGGCGCCCCGCCCGGACTGAACCTTCCGCCCGGCTTCCAGGCGCAGCAGGGACCGCCGCAGCAGCAGCGGGACCCGTTCGAGTACCAGGGCTCCCGGCCTTCCCAGGTGAACCGGCCGGCCGAGCCGCTCTCGCCCGAGCAGGACGGCCGCCCGGGTCCGCCGCCGCCTCCGCCGTCCTTCCAGCAGGGGCCGCCGCCCCCGCCGGCGTTCCAGCAGCAGTCGCCGTCCCCGTTCGAGCCGCAGGGCCGGCCGGGGCAGCCGGGTCCAGGGCAGCCTGGCCAGCAGCTTCCGGGTCAGCAGGGTCCGGGCCAGCAGGGTCCGCCGCTTCCGGGTCAGCAGGGTCCCGGTCCGCAGGGCCAGGGCCAGGGTCAGAGCCCGCAGGGTCCCGGCCGGTCCGGCCCGCCGTCGCCGTTCGAGCCCCAGCGGCAGGGGCCGCCGCCCCCGTCGTTCCAGCAGCAGTCCGCGCCGCCCGCGCCACAGCGGCCGCAGGCGCCGGGGACGGGTGGGGGCGACGACTGGATGCTGCCGCCGCCTTCGCAGCAGCAGTCGCCGCCGGCCGCCTTCCAGCAGGGCACGCAGGCTCCGCAGGGTCCGCAGTCGCCGCAGGCACCCCAGCCGCCGCAGCAGCAGTTCCCCGGCCAGGGCCCCGCCCAGGGCGGACGGGACCAGGGCCCGGGCAGCTGGACCGCCGTGATCGCGCCGGACCGTGACTACTTCCTGGCCATGATGCAGCGCAGCGGCCCCGAGGCGACGGGGCTCAACCTGCCCGCGTACTCACCGGAGCAGCGCCTCGCGCTCACCGGCAACCAGATCACCGTCGGCCGTCGCCGGCACAGCACCGGTGAGTCCCCCGACATCGACCTCGCAGTACCGCCGGAGGACCCGGGCGTCTCGCACCAGCACGCCGTGCTGGTGCAGCAGCCGGACGGCGGCTGGGCCGTCGTCGACCAGAACTCCACCAACGGCACCACGCTCAACGGCGCCGAGGACCCGATCCAGCCGTACGTCCCCGTCCCGCTCCAGGACGGCGACCAGGTGCACGTCGGGGCCTGGACGACGATCACGGTCCGCCGCGACTGA
- a CDS encoding FtsX-like permease family protein, with protein sequence MNAAKIQAACAPWVRTRLRTAPGVSAALAVLVFLTAFLAAAYPRSVDAYETKALRHDITAASPGQSVLEVTTLPPPLGLAPSVREAAMREKVLAWAQGELIGALPAPVRADVPASSYGVHTTKPLVADEPWLPRPDAVPPRLTYAAPSALPEHSTLRSGRWPVARDAVTLDTREVEAAVTEETAGELKIEPGSTVAVPTTTGTPLTVRVTGIVTPSQPKSGYWAVDPLLRAPSLVRDPGSPTPVFYWRATLLLAQDTGPALLATTGEPEMYWRLAPDATGLTAADVPALESGIAAVENGPGLLELRDIAGPNTTLTTDLDAILGAYSSMRAAIGPVVTVAAVGIGAVAAVVLLMTGGLIGTRRHHEIALMRSRGGSLRGIGGRLLAETAVSVVPAAALGLAAAVLLVREARFLPALVGAAAVATLVCVVLPLRTALHHRRPMLHGAREDVTHARPSRRRTVVELTVLVLAVGAVAALRRRGTSTGSGADLLVSSAPVLVGLIAALVLVRLYPLPLRLAARPVARTRGAVGFLSLARAGRASSSGTLPLLALLIALTTAAFGGSVLAGVADARDEAALRAVGADARISGEGALSPVSDGFLRQVRETAGVEDVAPVRIEYGTPLAPSADVRSDTKRATLVGVEPESYARLAIGTGLPAFPVASLTSGPGQDGVLPAVVSPALAERFGDRPHTVRSEAGDVTVRVAGVLPRTSAVTGSEFMVVDAGKLAKPGTTTLLVTGSSLDRRQLRAAAREAGPEFGVRLRSVERARFTDTPMQSGGERIYGAAVVAGAGYALLAVLLSLLQSAPERTTLLARLRTMGLTTRQGRRLLASEAMPQALLAAFGGLLVGWATIVLLAPGIDLGALALAGGDPSAQHTASLRADLPSLVLPAVGVVVLAAAVAGVQAWWASRRGSVKELRAGDTR encoded by the coding sequence ATGAACGCCGCCAAGATCCAGGCTGCCTGCGCCCCTTGGGTGCGTACGCGGCTGCGCACCGCCCCAGGTGTCTCCGCCGCCCTGGCCGTCCTGGTGTTCCTGACCGCCTTCCTCGCCGCCGCCTACCCGCGCTCCGTGGACGCGTACGAGACGAAGGCGCTGCGCCACGACATCACGGCCGCCTCCCCGGGACAGAGCGTGCTCGAGGTGACGACACTGCCGCCCCCGCTCGGCCTGGCTCCTTCCGTGCGTGAGGCCGCGATGCGGGAGAAGGTGCTGGCCTGGGCCCAGGGTGAGCTGATCGGGGCGCTGCCCGCCCCGGTGCGCGCGGACGTGCCCGCGTCCTCGTACGGGGTGCACACCACGAAGCCCCTCGTCGCGGACGAGCCGTGGCTGCCCCGCCCCGACGCGGTGCCGCCCCGGCTCACCTATGCCGCGCCCTCGGCGCTGCCGGAGCACAGCACCCTGCGGTCGGGGCGCTGGCCCGTCGCCCGGGACGCGGTGACGCTGGACACCCGCGAGGTGGAGGCGGCCGTCACCGAGGAGACGGCGGGCGAGCTGAAGATCGAGCCGGGCTCCACCGTCGCGGTGCCCACCACGACCGGTACGCCGCTGACCGTGCGCGTCACCGGCATCGTCACCCCGTCGCAGCCGAAGAGCGGCTACTGGGCGGTCGACCCGCTGTTGCGGGCCCCGTCCCTGGTCAGGGACCCCGGGTCCCCGACGCCGGTCTTCTACTGGCGGGCCACGCTGCTTCTGGCCCAGGACACCGGCCCGGCCCTGCTCGCCACGACCGGTGAGCCGGAGATGTACTGGCGGCTCGCCCCCGACGCCACGGGGCTGACCGCGGCCGACGTGCCCGCGCTGGAGAGCGGCATCGCGGCCGTCGAGAACGGCCCGGGGCTGCTGGAGCTGCGCGACATCGCCGGGCCGAACACCACGCTCACCACCGACCTCGACGCGATCCTCGGCGCCTACTCCTCGATGCGGGCCGCCATCGGGCCCGTCGTCACCGTCGCCGCCGTGGGCATCGGGGCGGTGGCCGCCGTCGTCCTGCTGATGACGGGCGGTCTGATCGGCACCCGCCGCCACCACGAGATCGCCCTGATGCGGTCCCGTGGCGGGTCCCTGCGGGGCATCGGCGGGCGGCTGCTGGCCGAGACGGCGGTGTCCGTCGTTCCGGCGGCGGCGCTGGGGCTGGCGGCGGCCGTCCTCCTCGTCCGGGAGGCGCGGTTCCTGCCGGCGCTGGTCGGCGCCGCGGCGGTCGCAACCCTCGTCTGCGTGGTGCTGCCGCTGCGCACGGCCCTGCACCACCGCAGGCCGATGCTGCACGGTGCCCGCGAGGACGTGACGCACGCCAGACCCTCCCGGCGCCGCACGGTGGTCGAGCTGACCGTCCTCGTCCTGGCGGTCGGCGCCGTCGCGGCACTGCGCCGCCGCGGCACGTCGACTGGCTCGGGCGCCGATCTGCTGGTCAGTTCCGCACCCGTCCTGGTGGGGCTGATCGCCGCCCTCGTCCTCGTGCGGCTGTACCCGCTGCCGCTGCGGCTGGCGGCGCGCCCCGTGGCCCGGACGCGCGGAGCGGTCGGATTCCTGTCGCTGGCCCGCGCGGGCCGCGCCTCGTCGAGCGGCACCCTGCCCCTGCTGGCCCTGCTGATCGCCCTGACCACGGCTGCGTTCGGCGGCTCGGTGCTCGCGGGGGTCGCGGACGCCCGGGACGAGGCGGCGCTGCGGGCGGTCGGCGCGGACGCCAGGATCAGCGGGGAGGGAGCGCTGTCCCCGGTCTCCGACGGCTTCCTCCGGCAGGTGCGGGAGACCGCAGGGGTGGAGGACGTCGCACCCGTACGCATCGAGTACGGGACCCCGCTGGCACCCTCCGCGGACGTCCGGTCGGACACGAAGCGCGCCACACTGGTGGGCGTGGAGCCGGAGTCGTACGCGCGCCTGGCCATCGGTACCGGGCTGCCGGCCTTCCCCGTCGCCTCCCTGACGAGCGGGCCGGGGCAGGACGGGGTGCTTCCCGCGGTGGTCTCGCCCGCGCTGGCGGAGCGGTTCGGCGACCGGCCGCACACCGTCCGGTCGGAGGCGGGGGACGTCACGGTGCGGGTCGCCGGGGTGCTCCCGCGCACCTCCGCGGTGACCGGCTCGGAGTTCATGGTCGTCGACGCGGGGAAGCTCGCGAAGCCGGGCACCACGACGTTGCTGGTCACCGGCTCCTCGCTCGACAGGCGGCAGTTGCGGGCCGCCGCGCGGGAGGCCGGACCGGAGTTCGGCGTGCGACTGCGGTCGGTGGAGCGCGCCAGGTTCACGGACACCCCGATGCAGTCGGGCGGGGAACGGATCTACGGGGCGGCGGTCGTGGCGGGCGCGGGCTACGCGCTGCTCGCCGTGCTCCTCTCCCTGCTGCAGTCCGCGCCGGAGCGCACCACGCTCCTGGCCCGGCTGCGCACCATGGGGCTCACCACCCGGCAGGGGCGGCGCCTCCTCGCGTCCGAGGCGATGCCCCAGGCGCTGCTGGCGGCGTTCGGTGGGCTCCTCGTCGGCTGGGCGACCATCGTCCTGCTGGCGCCGGGGATCGATCTGGGGGCGCTGGCACTGGCCGGCGGCGACCCCTCGGCGCAGCACACCGCTTCGCTGAGGGCCGACCTGCCGTCGCTCGTTCTTCCGGCGGTCGGCGTGGTCGTCCTCGCCGCCGCCGTCGCCGGCGTCCAGGCGTGGTGGGCGAGCCGCCGTGGCTCGGTCAAGGAACTCAGGGCAGGAGACACCCGGTGA
- a CDS encoding PP2C family serine/threonine-protein phosphatase → MSQSHQQASLPGCPSCEEPLESGDRFCGACGYDLSAVPAPPGDRPTVAITVPAQGVGSPVAAGQVEWPRASETDSSDLPAPTHRPADLPGVDSGGRPLPLADGAAVRFDGPDARATPAPGDAQAAPGPGGPDDPSGDFELAAPDPRTVEHATADGSVAGAKVCVACRSGHVDTDGYCENCGHAQPRERDHMEQELDSVAAVSDRGLRHHRNEDAFAVSSTALPDGSPAVVAIVCDGVSSASRPDEASAAAASTANESLLESLPRGTHPQQAMHDAIVAASEAVNSLAQDPGQALEHDQHRHQNAPACTLVGAVMAGGLLIIGWVGDSRVYWVPEDRAHPPARLTEDDSWAAQMVAAGLMNEAEAYADERAHAITGWLGADAYELEPHTASFKPDRSGLVVVCTDGLWNYAEGAAEMAAAVPADAFERPLHGAQVLVGHALDGGGHDNVTVALLPFAVAAPGAGSA, encoded by the coding sequence ATGTCACAGAGCCACCAGCAGGCCTCCTTGCCGGGGTGCCCCAGCTGCGAGGAACCGCTGGAGTCGGGCGACCGCTTCTGCGGTGCGTGCGGGTACGACCTCTCGGCCGTGCCCGCGCCTCCCGGTGACCGTCCGACGGTCGCCATCACCGTGCCGGCGCAGGGCGTCGGCTCGCCGGTCGCCGCCGGGCAGGTGGAGTGGCCGCGTGCCTCCGAGACGGACAGCTCCGATCTGCCCGCGCCGACGCACCGCCCGGCCGATCTGCCGGGCGTGGACTCGGGCGGCAGGCCGCTGCCCCTCGCGGACGGGGCGGCTGTCCGCTTCGACGGACCGGACGCCCGGGCGACCCCCGCCCCCGGTGACGCCCAGGCGGCCCCCGGCCCTGGTGGGCCGGACGATCCCTCGGGCGACTTCGAACTGGCCGCGCCCGACCCCCGCACCGTGGAACACGCCACGGCCGACGGCTCGGTGGCCGGTGCGAAGGTCTGCGTGGCCTGCCGCTCGGGCCATGTGGACACCGACGGCTACTGCGAGAACTGCGGCCACGCCCAGCCCCGTGAGCGCGACCACATGGAGCAGGAGCTCGATTCGGTCGCGGCGGTCAGCGACCGCGGTCTGCGCCACCACCGCAACGAGGACGCGTTCGCGGTGTCCTCCACCGCCCTGCCGGACGGCTCCCCCGCCGTCGTCGCCATCGTGTGCGACGGCGTCTCGTCGGCGAGCCGCCCGGACGAGGCGTCGGCCGCGGCGGCGAGCACGGCCAACGAGTCGCTGCTGGAGTCGCTGCCCCGCGGGACGCATCCGCAGCAGGCCATGCACGACGCGATCGTGGCGGCGTCCGAGGCCGTCAACTCCCTCGCGCAGGACCCCGGTCAGGCTCTGGAGCACGATCAGCACCGTCATCAGAACGCCCCGGCGTGCACCCTGGTCGGCGCGGTCATGGCGGGCGGTCTGCTGATCATCGGCTGGGTCGGCGACAGCCGCGTCTACTGGGTCCCGGAGGACCGCGCCCACCCGCCGGCCCGCCTCACGGAGGACGACTCCTGGGCGGCACAGATGGTGGCGGCCGGCCTGATGAACGAGGCGGAGGCGTACGCCGACGAGCGCGCCCACGCCATCACGGGGTGGCTCGGCGCCGACGCGTACGAGCTGGAGCCGCACACGGCGTCGTTCAAGCCGGACCGGTCCGGTCTGGTGGTGGTGTGCACCGACGGCCTGTGGAACTACGCGGAGGGCGCGGCGGAGATGGCCGCGGCCGTGCCGGCCGACGCGTTCGAACGGCCGCTGCACGGTGCCCAGGTGCTGGTCGGTCACGCGCTGGACGGCGGGGGCCACGACAACGTAACAGTGGCGCTGCTGCCGTTCGCCGTGGCGGCGCCAGGGGCAGGATCCGCCTGA
- a CDS encoding globin, which yields MTEIPRDTLQEQTFYEQVGGEQTFRRLVHRFYQGVADDPLLRPMYPEADLGPAEERFALFLMQYWGGPRTYSDRRGHPRLRMRHAPFQVDRAAHDAWLGHMRVALDELGLSPEHERQLWDYLTYAAASMVNTAD from the coding sequence GTGACTGAGATTCCGCGCGACACGCTTCAGGAGCAGACCTTCTACGAGCAGGTCGGCGGCGAGCAGACGTTCCGGCGCCTGGTGCACCGCTTCTACCAGGGCGTCGCCGACGACCCGCTGCTGCGGCCGATGTATCCCGAAGCCGATCTGGGCCCGGCCGAGGAGCGCTTCGCGCTGTTCCTGATGCAGTACTGGGGCGGTCCGCGCACCTACAGCGACCGGCGGGGGCACCCTCGGCTGCGGATGCGGCACGCCCCGTTCCAGGTGGACAGGGCGGCGCACGACGCCTGGCTCGGTCACATGCGGGTGGCGCTCGACGAGCTCGGTCTCTCCCCCGAGCACGAGCGGCAGTTGTGGGACTACCTCACCTACGCCGCGGCCTCCATGGTCAACACCGCGGACTGA